A part of Gemmatimonas groenlandica genomic DNA contains:
- the recO gene encoding DNA repair protein RecO — protein MSLITTDAIVLHAVPYLESSRILRLATREAGVLSVVARGARSSKKRFGSGVDLFAEGQAQIQVKPGRDLHALNAFDVTRSRAGLATDLGRFTAASALVECVLRVVHDEAAPRVYQGVAAGLDAIAEASEADTVALTLGIFWRLVSEVGFMPSIDRCAECHAEIPPEADARFSHAAGGVLCPLCAKMAPSGRRLPASAREVISAWIRGEQPAVEPADCRAHQRLLREFVTQHLPDSRELRAFGVWEQGRW, from the coding sequence ATGTCCCTGATCACCACCGACGCGATCGTGCTGCACGCCGTGCCGTACCTCGAGTCGTCGCGCATCCTGCGTCTGGCGACTCGTGAGGCTGGCGTGCTGTCGGTGGTCGCGCGCGGGGCCCGCTCATCGAAGAAACGGTTCGGCAGTGGCGTCGATCTCTTCGCGGAAGGGCAGGCGCAGATCCAGGTCAAACCAGGCCGCGACCTGCACGCCCTCAACGCCTTCGACGTCACCCGTTCGCGGGCCGGTCTGGCCACCGACCTCGGCCGGTTCACCGCCGCCAGCGCCCTCGTGGAGTGCGTCCTGCGGGTGGTGCACGACGAGGCGGCGCCTCGGGTCTATCAGGGGGTCGCGGCGGGGCTGGACGCTATCGCCGAGGCCTCAGAGGCCGATACCGTGGCCCTGACCCTCGGCATCTTTTGGCGGCTGGTGAGCGAGGTCGGCTTTATGCCGAGCATCGATCGGTGCGCCGAATGCCACGCCGAGATCCCCCCGGAGGCGGACGCCCGCTTCAGTCACGCCGCCGGCGGGGTTCTCTGCCCCTTGTGTGCCAAAATGGCGCCATCCGGTCGTCGGCTGCCCGCCTCCGCTCGCGAGGTCATTTCCGCCTGGATTCGGGGAGAGCAGCCCGCGGTCGAGCCTGCCGACTGTCGGGCGCATCAGCGGCTTCTGAGGGAGTTCGTCACTCAGCACCTCCCCGACAGCCGCGAGTTGCGCGCGTTCGGGGTATGGGAGCAGGGGCGCTGGTAA
- a CDS encoding TonB-dependent receptor plug domain-containing protein, giving the protein MNIVVLLLVSAIAQPSPASRDSVTICVDDARTRVPLVGAEITSLKAGSPSRRLSDACARLSVTRAGTTADSMLVVRSGYLPHRVAVPFATRPAGDTLRVSLLAVDATRAERLAAVQVTATRTAASTRDISTAGRTTVTLQTTDARTAGASTVNAVLSLMPFTNVRSARGETGLSLRGARREQVAITLDGMPLNDPATGIADVSDIPLAGLQSATVALGADPVGTGAGATGGVLALTSSAQRVASLRVGAFGQQTVEGAWHASSAGALWHASAAWRTATNDFGFINDAGVLPQREARVNNDEQRATLSLGVIGSRAQFSLLGSTSERGMVGPANVRAYDADRSHTDRLLARAQTTARSTTLSSGIRRMQLRYVDPTRPALNSRAVAWAADAEWRGAIRDITWRMGGGADRLTATGGITQRRSRGFGSVQRAWSALGDAGWSVDVGARADLIEGNGLLPTASIGAERRIVRIGERARLIAFGRAAQAVRVPTLYDLYFSSPQRLFVRALSPERVDLDVSSGLRVIAGGARRHASIEGTLVARNTRDAIVWFPGNFGWSPANVGVERLRGVESRAEVASGIASLSTWVTAYDAMLSTNGLHIPTPYVPRLAGGAQLQLNTAAQHATIVWRGMGARPYTAGPRNPDFELAAVSLVDITVAQQLRALPHWPWPRFDALVAFSLENAADASWQSVRGFPSPGRSWAISFTLQHSPR; this is encoded by the coding sequence ATGAATATCGTGGTGCTCCTGCTGGTGAGTGCAATCGCGCAGCCGAGTCCAGCCTCTCGTGACTCCGTCACCATCTGCGTGGACGATGCGCGCACACGCGTGCCGCTGGTGGGTGCCGAGATCACGTCGCTGAAAGCGGGGAGTCCATCGCGTCGACTATCCGACGCCTGCGCGCGGCTTTCCGTGACGCGCGCGGGGACGACTGCCGACAGCATGCTTGTGGTACGCTCCGGATATCTGCCGCACCGCGTGGCGGTGCCATTCGCGACGCGGCCCGCCGGCGACACTCTCCGGGTATCGCTGCTCGCGGTCGATGCCACGCGTGCGGAGCGTCTGGCCGCCGTCCAAGTCACCGCGACTCGCACCGCCGCAAGCACGCGCGATATAAGCACGGCGGGACGCACCACGGTCACCTTGCAGACCACCGACGCCCGCACCGCCGGCGCGTCCACGGTCAACGCCGTGCTCTCGCTCATGCCGTTCACCAACGTGCGGTCGGCGCGTGGCGAAACCGGCCTCTCGCTGCGAGGCGCGCGTCGAGAGCAGGTGGCAATCACGCTCGACGGAATGCCGCTCAACGATCCCGCGACCGGTATCGCCGATGTGTCCGATATTCCGCTGGCCGGCCTGCAGTCGGCGACGGTCGCCCTTGGTGCCGATCCGGTCGGCACCGGCGCCGGTGCTACCGGTGGCGTGTTGGCGCTCACGTCGTCGGCGCAGCGCGTGGCGTCGTTGCGCGTGGGCGCCTTCGGGCAGCAGACGGTTGAAGGCGCGTGGCACGCGTCGTCCGCTGGCGCACTCTGGCATGCCAGCGCCGCGTGGCGCACAGCGACCAACGATTTTGGATTTATCAATGACGCCGGCGTGCTGCCGCAGCGTGAGGCGCGCGTCAACAACGATGAACAACGCGCGACCCTGTCGCTTGGGGTGATTGGCAGCCGCGCGCAATTCTCTTTGCTCGGTTCCACCAGCGAGCGCGGCATGGTGGGTCCCGCCAACGTGCGCGCCTACGATGCCGACCGCTCACATACCGATCGGCTGCTGGCGCGTGCCCAAACCACTGCGCGCAGCACCACGCTGTCGTCTGGTATCCGCCGTATGCAGCTGCGCTACGTCGATCCCACTCGTCCTGCACTCAATTCACGCGCGGTGGCCTGGGCTGCCGATGCCGAGTGGCGCGGAGCGATACGCGACATCACGTGGCGCATGGGAGGCGGCGCTGATCGCCTCACGGCGACCGGTGGTATCACGCAACGACGCAGTCGAGGCTTCGGCAGCGTGCAGCGCGCATGGAGCGCGCTCGGCGACGCAGGATGGAGCGTGGATGTCGGGGCGCGTGCGGATCTCATCGAGGGCAATGGATTGTTGCCCACCGCCTCGATCGGCGCGGAACGCCGCATCGTGCGCATTGGCGAGCGGGCGCGGCTGATCGCGTTCGGACGCGCCGCCCAAGCTGTTCGTGTGCCAACGCTGTACGACCTCTACTTCTCGTCGCCGCAGCGTCTCTTCGTGCGGGCACTCTCGCCCGAGCGCGTCGATCTCGACGTCAGCAGCGGCTTGCGCGTGATCGCCGGTGGAGCGCGTCGCCACGCGAGCATCGAAGGCACACTCGTCGCGCGCAACACACGCGACGCCATCGTGTGGTTTCCCGGCAACTTCGGCTGGAGTCCCGCCAACGTCGGCGTGGAACGGCTCCGCGGCGTGGAGTCACGCGCGGAAGTGGCATCGGGTATCGCCTCGCTCTCGACGTGGGTCACTGCATACGATGCGATGCTCAGCACCAACGGTTTGCATATCCCCACCCCGTATGTCCCCCGTCTCGCCGGCGGGGCACAGCTGCAGCTTAATACCGCGGCGCAGCACGCCACGATCGTGTGGCGCGGCATGGGTGCCCGGCCATATACCGCCGGCCCACGCAACCCCGATTTCGAATTGGCAGCCGTGTCGCTCGTCGACATCACCGTCGCGCAGCAGCTGCGCGCGCTGCCCCACTGGCCGTGGCCCCGCTTCGACGCCTTGGTCGCGTTCTCGCTCGAGAACGCCGCCGATGCCTCGTGGCAGTCGGTCCGCGGTTTTCCGTCGCCCGGGCGCTCCTGGGCGATTTCGTTCACTCTGCAACACTCCCCACGATGA
- a CDS encoding ABC transporter ATP-binding protein: MNGAIGGSEQGAPLMFDHVSVRYAGRTQRALDDVSVTAEPGKMTAVVGPNGSGKSTLVRTLLRRVPMDSGRVTVGGVDVASLDARDIARRVAIVPQREEPVLPLRVEEFVALGRHARRSAFGGMSADDHAAVESAVTRAGIRDAIGRRTDTLSGGEWQRVRIARALAQAAPVLVLDEPTTFLDIAHEMAVFELLDELAQLGQTVLLVSHQLNLVARFASHIVLLHRGTVAAAGDAATVMRGEILERVYEWPLVVTRDPAVGAPALLPLRGSGRHRERPSS; this comes from the coding sequence ATGAACGGCGCGATCGGCGGCAGCGAGCAGGGGGCGCCCCTCATGTTTGACCACGTCAGCGTTCGCTACGCCGGTCGCACGCAACGCGCCCTCGATGACGTCTCGGTGACGGCCGAGCCGGGAAAGATGACGGCCGTCGTCGGTCCGAATGGCAGCGGAAAGAGCACGCTCGTGCGCACGCTCCTGCGGCGCGTTCCCATGGACTCCGGCCGTGTAACGGTGGGCGGCGTCGATGTGGCGTCACTCGATGCCCGAGACATTGCACGCCGCGTAGCCATCGTGCCGCAACGCGAGGAACCGGTGCTGCCCCTGCGCGTCGAGGAGTTCGTCGCGCTCGGTCGCCACGCGCGCCGCAGCGCGTTCGGCGGCATGAGTGCCGACGATCACGCCGCGGTCGAGAGTGCTGTGACGCGTGCCGGTATCCGTGACGCCATCGGGCGTCGCACCGACACGCTCTCCGGCGGCGAGTGGCAACGCGTGCGCATCGCCCGCGCGCTGGCGCAGGCGGCGCCGGTACTTGTGCTCGACGAACCCACCACGTTCCTCGACATCGCGCACGAGATGGCGGTGTTCGAACTGCTCGACGAGCTGGCTCAGCTCGGGCAGACTGTCTTACTCGTGAGTCATCAGCTCAATCTCGTGGCACGGTTTGCGTCGCACATCGTGCTGCTGCATCGCGGCACCGTGGCGGCGGCGGGCGACGCGGCCACGGTCATGCGCGGTGAGATTCTCGAGCGCGTGTACGAGTGGCCGCTGGTCGTCACGCGCGATCCCGCCGTCGGCGCACCGGCGCTGCTCCCGTTGCGCGGCAGCGGTCGTCACCGTGAGCGTCCGTCGTCATGA
- a CDS encoding FecCD family ABC transporter permease has translation MPTSPWLAWGIGALLLILVLVLGLSIGAVPIATRDVVDALRGIGDPSTIAIVRDLRAPRVLLAALVGAGLATSGGALQGTLRNPLAEPYLLGVSGGAAVGAVTAMAFGVVQPVLVTACAFAGAAIATVVVTAIARVVGGSADTKLLLMAGVVVGAFANAAILVALADAPPERLRGALFWMMGSAADATWPAVARCAGALLLLGGVLVWRARDLDVLSLGDEPAAALGVDVDRVSRQLFLVASWLAAATVAAAGLIGFVGLVVPNLARALGARHHRSMLLMSALYGAVLLVAADLLARTLRAPADLPLGAVTALIGVPFFLLRLRRMAA, from the coding sequence GTGCCGACTTCCCCGTGGCTAGCTTGGGGCATCGGTGCGCTCCTGCTGATCCTCGTGCTCGTGCTCGGGCTCTCCATCGGTGCCGTGCCGATCGCGACGCGCGACGTCGTCGATGCACTCCGCGGGATTGGTGACCCGTCCACGATCGCCATCGTGCGCGATCTGCGCGCGCCGCGCGTGTTGCTCGCGGCGCTGGTTGGCGCCGGTCTCGCCACTAGTGGGGGCGCGCTGCAGGGCACGCTGCGCAATCCGCTGGCGGAACCGTATCTGCTCGGCGTGTCCGGCGGTGCGGCCGTCGGTGCGGTCACCGCGATGGCGTTCGGTGTCGTGCAACCCGTACTCGTGACCGCGTGTGCGTTCGCCGGCGCCGCGATCGCCACGGTCGTCGTTACCGCCATCGCGCGCGTCGTCGGCGGAAGCGCCGATACGAAGCTGCTGCTGATGGCCGGTGTCGTGGTCGGCGCTTTTGCCAACGCGGCGATTCTCGTGGCGCTGGCTGATGCACCGCCGGAGCGATTGCGCGGTGCGCTCTTCTGGATGATGGGGTCGGCGGCCGATGCCACGTGGCCCGCCGTTGCTCGCTGCGCGGGCGCGCTCCTGCTGCTGGGGGGCGTACTCGTGTGGCGTGCGCGCGATCTCGATGTGTTGTCGTTGGGTGACGAACCCGCCGCCGCGCTCGGCGTCGACGTCGATCGCGTGTCGCGACAGCTGTTTCTCGTGGCCTCATGGCTCGCCGCCGCCACCGTCGCGGCGGCCGGATTGATCGGCTTCGTGGGGTTGGTCGTGCCGAATCTCGCACGCGCGTTGGGCGCGCGTCATCATCGATCGATGCTGCTCATGTCCGCGCTGTATGGTGCCGTGCTGTTGGTCGCTGCCGATCTGTTGGCGCGCACGCTTCGTGCTCCTGCCGACCTGCCGCTCGGCGCGGTCACGGCGCTGATCGGCGTCCCGTTCTTCTTGCTCCGCTTACGTCGGATGGCGGCATGA
- a CDS encoding ABC transporter substrate-binding protein: protein MACSRADTGASDTRDTVSVVAVADTDDFGAPLPRDARFAARVVSLNPAATEAIFTIGADSLLVGRSRWDEYPKEVSRIAALGDGIRPNIEAVLAARPTLVVLYATAENRAAAEALSRAGVRTIALRVDHIAQFHRLIATLGRALGADARARIVSDSVQTTLDRVRALTASRPRQRVVWPAWESPLLVIGGGSYIDELLVIAGAENVFHDMDAPSPPVSIEEIAKRDPDVIITGVARGGKLAANPSWQAIRAVRERRFMVQDPSVTGRPSVVLGMAAVQLARALHPALRDSLR from the coding sequence GTGGCTTGCTCGCGTGCGGATACCGGTGCGTCGGATACACGCGACACCGTTTCGGTCGTCGCCGTCGCGGACACCGATGATTTCGGTGCGCCGCTGCCGCGTGACGCGCGTTTCGCCGCACGCGTCGTGTCGCTCAATCCCGCCGCCACTGAAGCGATCTTCACGATCGGGGCTGACTCGCTGCTCGTGGGTCGCTCGCGCTGGGACGAGTATCCGAAAGAGGTCAGCCGCATCGCCGCACTCGGCGACGGCATTCGCCCGAACATCGAAGCGGTCCTCGCGGCGCGTCCCACGCTCGTTGTGCTGTACGCCACGGCCGAGAATCGTGCCGCCGCCGAGGCGTTGAGTCGCGCTGGTGTGCGTACGATCGCGCTGCGTGTCGATCACATTGCGCAGTTTCACCGGCTGATCGCGACCCTCGGACGCGCGCTCGGTGCCGACGCACGTGCGCGAATCGTCAGCGACTCGGTGCAGACCACACTCGATCGTGTGCGCGCCCTGACGGCGTCACGACCGCGACAACGCGTCGTCTGGCCCGCGTGGGAATCGCCGCTGCTCGTGATCGGCGGCGGCAGTTACATCGATGAGCTGTTGGTCATTGCTGGCGCCGAGAACGTGTTCCATGACATGGACGCACCGTCGCCGCCGGTGTCGATCGAGGAGATCGCGAAGCGCGATCCTGATGTCATCATCACCGGCGTCGCGCGAGGAGGAAAGCTCGCCGCCAATCCCTCGTGGCAAGCGATCCGTGCGGTGCGCGAGCGGCGCTTCATGGTGCAGGATCCGTCGGTCACTGGTCGGCCTTCCGTAGTGCTGGGCATGGCCGCCGTGCAACTCGCCCGGGCGCTCCATCCAGCGCTGCGCGACTCGCTCCGGTGA
- a CDS encoding bifunctional nuclease family protein — MMVEVTVARLGLDSATNSYVVILRERGGKRVLPIWIGQPEAESIVMQMNQVKRERPITHDLCKSLIIGLGGTLRRVSITRVQKSTYYAEMQIDGPNGVVEVDARPSDSIAIALRLDAPIFAPSTLLTAIDDDQDDDGDDFSSVDAADSELTAEQLKAYLENLRPEDFGKFSP, encoded by the coding sequence ATGATGGTTGAAGTCACGGTGGCCCGACTTGGGCTCGATAGCGCGACGAATTCCTACGTCGTCATTCTCCGCGAACGCGGTGGGAAGCGCGTCCTGCCCATCTGGATCGGCCAGCCCGAAGCGGAGTCGATCGTGATGCAGATGAATCAGGTGAAGCGCGAACGTCCGATCACCCACGACCTCTGCAAATCACTCATCATCGGACTCGGTGGTACACTGCGCCGCGTCTCCATCACCCGCGTACAAAAGAGCACCTACTACGCGGAGATGCAGATCGACGGACCGAACGGCGTGGTCGAGGTCGACGCTCGTCCGTCCGACAGTATCGCCATTGCCCTGCGACTCGACGCGCCGATCTTTGCGCCGTCCACGCTGCTCACCGCGATCGACGACGATCAGGACGACGACGGTGATGATTTCTCCTCCGTCGACGCCGCCGACAGCGAGCTGACGGCCGAACAGCTCAAGGCCTATCTCGAGAACCTCCGGCCGGAAGACTTCGGCAAGTTCTCGCCCTGA
- the metK gene encoding methionine adenosyltransferase — MADRHLFTSESVTEGHPDKIADQISDAVLDAILAKDPAARVACETLVTTGLVVIAGEITTSAYVPLPDIVRKTIEGIGYTDATFGFDNKTCAVMSTIDAQSPDISQGVDTGGAGDQGMMFGYATDETAELMPLPIQLAHALTHRLSALRKDGSLPWLRPDGKAQVSVTYEGDRPIAVDTVVISTQHDEKVSNTKLRRAILDDVIMASIPEEYLPKRLKTHINPTGRFVIGGPQGDAGLTGRKIIVDTYGGMGRHGGGAFSGKDPSKVDRSACYAARWVAKNIVAAKLASRCEVQVAYAIGVVQPVSVYVQTFGTGVVSDRAIEAAVNDVFDLTPRGITRDLDLRKPIYQATAAYGHFGRRPETVGRGRTARTTFTWERTDRVAALKRAIR; from the coding sequence GTGGCCGATCGTCACCTGTTTACGTCGGAGTCCGTGACCGAAGGACATCCGGACAAGATCGCGGATCAGATTTCGGATGCCGTGCTCGACGCGATCCTGGCCAAGGATCCAGCGGCGCGCGTCGCCTGTGAGACCTTGGTGACGACTGGCCTGGTGGTCATCGCCGGCGAGATCACGACGTCGGCCTACGTGCCGCTCCCCGATATCGTGCGCAAGACGATCGAAGGGATCGGCTACACCGACGCCACGTTCGGCTTCGACAACAAGACGTGCGCCGTCATGAGCACGATCGACGCGCAGTCGCCTGACATCTCGCAGGGCGTCGACACCGGCGGCGCCGGCGACCAGGGCATGATGTTCGGCTACGCGACCGACGAAACGGCGGAACTCATGCCGTTGCCGATCCAGTTGGCGCACGCCCTCACGCACCGCCTGTCGGCGCTACGCAAGGACGGGTCGCTGCCGTGGCTCCGCCCCGACGGCAAGGCGCAGGTCTCGGTGACTTACGAAGGCGATCGTCCCATCGCCGTCGACACGGTCGTGATCTCCACGCAGCACGACGAGAAAGTCTCGAACACCAAGCTCCGTCGCGCCATCCTCGACGACGTCATCATGGCGTCGATCCCCGAGGAGTATCTGCCGAAGCGCCTCAAGACCCACATCAATCCCACCGGCCGCTTCGTCATTGGCGGCCCGCAGGGCGATGCCGGTCTGACCGGACGCAAGATCATCGTCGACACGTACGGTGGCATGGGTCGTCACGGCGGCGGCGCCTTCAGTGGCAAGGATCCGTCCAAGGTCGATCGCTCGGCCTGCTACGCGGCGCGGTGGGTGGCCAAGAACATCGTGGCGGCGAAGCTCGCGTCGCGCTGTGAAGTGCAGGTGGCCTATGCGATCGGCGTCGTCCAGCCGGTGTCGGTGTACGTCCAGACGTTCGGAACGGGCGTCGTGTCCGACCGTGCGATCGAGGCCGCGGTGAACGACGTGTTCGACCTGACGCCGCGTGGCATCACGCGCGATTTGGATCTGCGCAAGCCGATCTATCAGGCAACCGCGGCGTACGGACATTTCGGTCGCCGTCCGGAAACCGTGGGTCGTGGCCGCACGGCCCGGACCACGTTCACGTGGGAACGCACCGACCGCGTCGCCGCGCTCAAGCGCGCTATTCGGTGA
- the ptsP gene encoding phosphoenolpyruvate--protein phosphotransferase, which produces MQSVLRGIPASPGIVVGPVHLLRWEVPEVKHRLIDDSAIDAEIVRLHDAFERARDRLRLLRARAEQQAGPEEAAIFDVQISILDDGELSRSSEALIRQNLGAEKAFDIILLEWRQHFARHSAPMLREKVGDLMDVHIRVLSMLLDLPDHDPVDVPPGAHAILVTHDLTPSLTMQLDRNCIAAIATEAGTATAHVAILARSLGLPAVVGLRNALSFLVPGQIAILDGAEGTLLIAPSEHELEDARLRVEQEAGRVGEMREIAHSEAITPDGVRMVIRANVDIPEEAEMSATSGADGVGLMRTEFLVVGRATMPDEEEQYKAYKKVIQAFGTRPVIIRTFDVGGDKLPVGGFPSEANPFLGWRAIRMCLDESELFKVQLRALLRAGVHGDLRIMLPLVVTVDEVRETRQLIDEAVAELAARRIPFRADVPLGVMVETPAAAIASDTLVRDVDFFSIGSNDLVQYTLAVDRGNANLAPRFTPFHPAVLRLIAQVQATGAAHGIDVCVCGEMGSQPLAVFALMGLGIRQLSVAPRAVGEVKRVIRSVRMSAAQDAAQAALAASTAREAETLLRRRLRTELDAAAQAGGLPALS; this is translated from the coding sequence ATGCAGTCAGTGCTCCGCGGCATTCCCGCGTCGCCGGGAATCGTCGTCGGACCGGTGCACCTCCTGCGGTGGGAAGTGCCCGAAGTGAAGCATCGCCTCATCGATGACAGCGCCATCGATGCGGAGATCGTGCGTTTGCACGACGCCTTTGAACGCGCCCGTGATCGCCTGCGCCTGTTGCGCGCGAGAGCGGAGCAGCAGGCGGGCCCGGAGGAAGCGGCCATCTTCGATGTGCAGATCTCCATTCTCGACGATGGAGAACTCTCCCGCAGCTCTGAGGCGCTCATCCGCCAGAACCTTGGCGCCGAGAAGGCCTTCGACATCATTCTGCTCGAATGGCGGCAGCACTTCGCCCGCCACTCGGCGCCGATGCTACGCGAAAAAGTCGGCGATCTCATGGACGTGCACATTCGCGTGCTCTCCATGCTGCTCGATCTCCCCGATCACGACCCGGTCGACGTGCCGCCGGGCGCGCACGCGATTCTCGTCACGCACGATCTCACGCCGTCGCTCACGATGCAGCTCGATCGCAACTGCATCGCGGCCATCGCCACCGAAGCCGGCACCGCCACCGCACATGTGGCCATCCTCGCGCGTTCGCTCGGGCTGCCCGCCGTCGTCGGCCTGCGCAACGCGCTGTCGTTTCTCGTGCCCGGCCAGATCGCGATTCTCGACGGCGCGGAAGGCACGCTACTCATTGCGCCCTCCGAGCACGAGCTCGAAGACGCGAGGCTGCGCGTCGAGCAGGAAGCCGGTCGCGTCGGCGAGATGCGCGAGATCGCGCACAGCGAGGCGATCACCCCCGATGGCGTGCGCATGGTCATTCGCGCCAACGTCGACATCCCCGAAGAAGCGGAGATGAGCGCGACCAGTGGTGCCGATGGCGTGGGCCTCATGCGCACGGAGTTTCTCGTTGTCGGCCGCGCCACCATGCCCGACGAGGAAGAGCAGTACAAGGCCTACAAGAAGGTGATTCAAGCGTTTGGGACGCGCCCCGTCATCATTCGTACATTCGACGTTGGCGGCGACAAACTGCCGGTGGGCGGATTCCCGAGCGAGGCCAATCCGTTCCTCGGCTGGCGCGCCATCCGCATGTGCCTCGACGAGAGCGAGCTGTTCAAGGTGCAGCTCCGCGCGCTGCTGCGCGCCGGTGTGCACGGCGATCTGCGCATCATGCTGCCGCTGGTCGTCACGGTCGACGAAGTGCGGGAAACACGTCAGCTGATCGACGAAGCCGTGGCCGAACTGGCCGCACGCCGCATTCCCTTTCGGGCCGATGTGCCACTGGGGGTGATGGTCGAAACCCCGGCTGCCGCCATCGCCAGTGATACCCTCGTGCGCGACGTCGACTTCTTCAGCATCGGGTCGAACGACCTCGTCCAGTACACGCTCGCCGTCGACCGTGGCAACGCGAACCTCGCGCCCCGCTTCACGCCCTTTCATCCCGCCGTGCTACGCCTCATTGCGCAGGTGCAGGCCACCGGTGCCGCCCACGGCATCGATGTCTGCGTCTGTGGTGAAATGGGCTCGCAGCCGCTGGCCGTCTTCGCCCTCATGGGGCTTGGCATCCGTCAGCTCAGCGTGGCCCCGCGGGCCGTCGGTGAAGTGAAGCGGGTCATTCGCAGCGTGCGCATGTCCGCCGCGCAGGATGCGGCGCAGGCCGCCCTCGCGGCCAGCACCGCGCGCGAAGCGGAAACCTTGCTGCGTCGTCGCTTGCGGACCGAACTCGATGCGGCCGCCCAGGCGGGCGGGTTGCCCGCACTTTCATAG
- a CDS encoding HPr family phosphocarrier protein, whose product MAERSVQIVNKHGLHARPAAEMVKAASRFKSDITISRDDLEVNGKSIMGVMMLAAEHGAMITLRASGPDADDALESLAALVAARFGES is encoded by the coding sequence ATGGCTGAACGATCGGTTCAAATCGTGAACAAGCATGGACTCCATGCCAGGCCGGCCGCCGAAATGGTCAAGGCGGCGTCACGCTTCAAGAGCGACATCACGATCTCGCGCGATGACCTCGAAGTGAATGGCAAGAGCATCATGGGTGTCATGATGTTGGCCGCCGAACACGGGGCCATGATCACCCTGCGCGCGTCCGGGCCCGATGCCGACGATGCGTTGGAGTCGCTGGCGGCGCTCGTCGCGGCGCGGTTCGGGGAGAGCTGA
- a CDS encoding PTS system mannose/fructose/sorbose family transporter subunit IID, with protein MPDELLGQNALRTDTVSMPVPGMASAPEMDTALRLSMYLRCLAIQGSWNYEILVGNGVGFCVEPALRQLPGGVDGQLYREALARQSVYFNAHPYLASLAIGALARAEVEQVAPQRIERFRTALCGPLGSVGDRLVWAAWLPACSLVALLLFGVGASALLVVLGFLVLYNVGHLALRDWALRAGWRHGLRVATALGHPVLQHGPRYIGRVSAVLGGLALPLAVHRAMGGPAPLTPIPVGVAVATPLLAVLLVRLQGRAEGWRVVLFLLAAFVLYSVVR; from the coding sequence GTGCCTGACGAACTGCTCGGTCAGAACGCGCTGCGCACCGACACGGTCAGCATGCCCGTGCCGGGCATGGCGTCGGCGCCGGAAATGGACACCGCCCTGCGCCTGTCCATGTATCTGCGCTGCCTGGCCATTCAGGGCTCGTGGAACTACGAGATCCTGGTCGGCAATGGGGTGGGCTTCTGCGTCGAACCCGCCCTGCGACAGCTCCCCGGTGGCGTGGACGGGCAGCTCTACCGTGAGGCACTGGCGCGGCAGTCGGTCTACTTCAACGCCCACCCCTATCTCGCCTCCCTCGCCATTGGCGCCCTCGCCCGGGCTGAAGTGGAGCAAGTCGCTCCGCAGCGCATTGAGCGCTTCCGCACGGCGCTCTGCGGTCCCCTCGGCAGCGTCGGCGATCGCCTCGTCTGGGCCGCTTGGTTGCCGGCCTGCTCGCTCGTGGCGCTGCTGCTCTTCGGTGTCGGCGCGTCGGCGCTGCTGGTCGTGCTCGGCTTTCTCGTCCTGTACAACGTGGGGCATCTCGCCCTACGCGACTGGGCCCTCCGCGCCGGCTGGCGGCACGGGCTTCGCGTCGCCACGGCCCTCGGGCATCCGGTGCTTCAGCACGGTCCGCGCTACATTGGACGGGTATCGGCTGTGTTGGGTGGCTTGGCGCTGCCCCTCGCGGTCCATCGTGCTATGGGCGGACCGGCGCCGCTGACTCCCATTCCCGTGGGCGTCGCTGTCGCGACGCCGCTCTTGGCCGTGCTCCTTGTGCGACTGCAGGGGCGCGCCGAGGGATGGCGCGTCGTCCTGTTCCTGCTCGCGGCCTTCGTCCTCTACTCGGTGGTCCGTTAA